A region of the Alphaproteobacteria bacterium genome:
CCTGTGACCCTGTGCTGCACAAAATGACGCTGGAATGCACGCAGCGCCGCATGCAGTGATTCTTCATCAATCCCGCAATCATAACCGATACCGGATAGCAACTTTTCTGCGCCCACTAAGGTCAGCGGTTCATCATCTTGTGCAAGCGGTTCTGGCCAGATGCCAATACCGTTTTGCGCCAGCATCTTCCAGTCGAACAATTCCCCTGGGTCTTCTTTGCGCAGCGGAGCAACATCGGAATGACCGATAAATGCTGTGGCTGGCAACGTGTATCTGGCTTTGATTTCAAGGCATAACTTCAATACGGCCTGCATTTGCTCACCCGGAAATGGGCGGTAACCGAATTCATGGCCCGGGTTTACGATTTCAATGCCTATTGAATGGGAATTTACATCGACGATGCCGCGCCAGAAACTTTTTCCGGCATGCCATGCGCGCTTTGCCTCATCCACTAATTGAAAAACGCGGCCATCTTCTTCCACCACATAATGGGCGCTGACTTTTGATGCGGCATCGCAAAGTCGCGCAATCGCCGATGCGCCGTCGATCATGCCGGTATAATGTAAAATGACCAAGGATGGCGCATCACATCCTTTGCGGTCATCGAAATTGGGCGAGGATTGCTTGAGCATAGGCTTAATAGGTCCCGGCGGCTTTTTTAATGCGGGTATAGGCATCGTTGATGAGAACCGTTTTTTCCTGTGCGCGCTGCAAGGCAAAGCTGTTGCGTCCCTGCCAGCGGTCAGGATGGAATTCCTGAATTAGACGTTTATACGCCTTTGCTGCGGCATCGACCCCCGCACCCGTGGGCAGGCCCAATATCTGATAAGGGTCATATAACGCATCCGGCAGATAACCTTTAATGGTGGCAAGCGCAGCAAAATCATCGGGGTCATAATTCAGCTTCGCCGCAATCTGCTCCAGCGTTGCAACGGTTGCGCG
Encoded here:
- a CDS encoding N-acetylmuramoyl-L-alanine amidase encodes the protein MLKQSSPNFDDRKGCDAPSLVILHYTGMIDGASAIARLCDAASKVSAHYVVEEDGRVFQLVDEAKRAWHAGKSFWRGIVDVNSHSIGIEIVNPGHEFGYRPFPGEQMQAVLKLCLEIKARYTLPATAFIGHSDVAPLRKEDPGELFDWKMLAQNGIGIWPEPLAQDDEPLTLVGAEKLLSGIGYDCGIDEESLHAALRAFQRHFVQHRVTGQLDSDTAKTLRAVSRVF